The Planococcus liqunii genome includes a region encoding these proteins:
- a CDS encoding homoserine dehydrogenase, whose product MKNEISIGLLGLGTVGSGVAKILQQHQQDLHHKLGVQVSIKKVLVRNNNKERLSILDPNVFTTDIDEILNDSSLDIIVEVMGGIDEAKRAIEEALKAGKQVVTANKDVMAEYGHDLLKLADEQKCDLFYEASVAGGIPIIRTLEDGLASDRISSLMGIVNGTTNFILTKMKKENMSYETALAEATRLGYAEADPSADVDGLDAARKMVILSSLAFSTEVHIDDVLVRGMSEIQDGDLEMANNFGYTMKMVGSSKKDEDGIEVAVEPIFLANSHPLASVNNEFNAVYIYGDAVGETMLYGPGAGSLPTATSVVSDIIAACRNLLLEVNGKRVHSAQHERVIKPESSRFAKYFHRLLVKDEVGVLSKLTAIYSKHGASLQSVMQHPAEQDGQAELVFLTHQISRQQHLNVLNDLAGTASVISHYRIEGEETA is encoded by the coding sequence ATGAAAAATGAAATTTCAATCGGATTATTAGGCCTCGGAACTGTTGGCAGCGGGGTCGCTAAAATTTTGCAGCAGCATCAACAAGACCTGCACCATAAGCTGGGCGTTCAAGTGTCCATCAAAAAAGTTTTAGTCCGCAACAATAATAAAGAACGTTTGTCGATTCTGGATCCAAACGTTTTCACAACCGATATAGATGAAATATTGAACGATTCTTCTCTCGATATCATTGTAGAAGTGATGGGCGGCATTGATGAAGCGAAGCGTGCGATTGAAGAAGCGCTGAAAGCCGGCAAGCAAGTCGTGACTGCCAACAAAGACGTCATGGCTGAATATGGGCATGACTTGTTGAAGTTGGCAGATGAACAAAAATGCGACTTGTTCTATGAAGCGAGCGTAGCGGGAGGCATCCCAATTATCCGTACATTGGAAGACGGCTTAGCATCCGACCGCATTTCCAGTTTGATGGGGATCGTCAACGGTACGACCAACTTCATCTTGACAAAAATGAAAAAAGAAAACATGAGCTATGAAACAGCTCTTGCAGAAGCGACAAGACTCGGCTATGCAGAAGCTGACCCGTCAGCGGACGTGGATGGCCTGGATGCAGCCCGTAAAATGGTCATTTTGTCATCGCTGGCATTTTCAACAGAAGTCCATATCGACGATGTGCTTGTTCGGGGAATGAGCGAAATCCAAGACGGCGATTTGGAAATGGCGAATAATTTCGGCTACACAATGAAAATGGTCGGTTCTTCCAAGAAAGACGAAGACGGCATCGAAGTCGCAGTAGAACCGATTTTCCTTGCGAATTCGCATCCGCTGGCTTCGGTCAATAATGAATTCAATGCAGTATACATATACGGTGATGCAGTAGGGGAAACAATGCTGTACGGCCCGGGAGCCGGTTCGCTTCCGACTGCAACTTCAGTCGTCTCGGATATTATTGCGGCATGCCGGAACTTGCTGCTTGAAGTGAACGGCAAGCGGGTCCATTCAGCGCAGCACGAACGGGTGATCAAGCCGGAAAGCAGCCGTTTTGCGAAATATTTCCACCGTTTGCTGGTTAAAGACGAAGTGGGTGTCCTGTCGAAATTGACGGCGATCTACAGCAAACACGGTGCCAGCCTCCAGTCAGTCATGCAGCATCCGGCTGAACAGGACGGACAGGCGGAACTGGTGTTTTTGACTCATCAAATTTCACGCCAGCAGCATTTGAACGTATTAAACGATTTAGCAGGAACGGCTAGCGTCATCAGCCATTACCGCATCGAAGGGGAGGAAACAGCATGA
- the thrC gene encoding threonine synthase: MRWPGLIEQYKEWLPVTEATPALTLQEGNTPLVHLEKLSEQWGIELYVKLEGANPTGSFKDRGMVMAVAKAKEEGKSVLVCASTGNTSASAAAYGARAGMRTIVVIPEGRIALGKLAQAKMYGAEILEIKGNFDEALRMVREVGQEAGIALVNSVNPYRLEGQKTIAFEVIDQLDRVPDIFALPVGNAGNISASWKGFSEYANKTGAKRPELLGVQAAGAAPIVNNQVVENPETVATAIRIGNPASWDLALNALAESNGTILAATDEEILEAYQLLASTEGVFAEPASCASIAGIKKQVESGSLPKGSTVVAVLTGNGLKDPETAISVNEHKAQLVPEDMERFWEDLKKGVKA, translated from the coding sequence ATGAGATGGCCAGGATTGATCGAACAGTATAAAGAGTGGTTGCCAGTAACTGAAGCTACACCAGCACTCACTCTTCAAGAAGGCAACACACCGCTTGTCCATTTGGAGAAATTATCCGAGCAATGGGGGATTGAACTCTACGTAAAACTGGAAGGGGCAAACCCGACCGGCTCTTTTAAAGACCGCGGCATGGTCATGGCGGTTGCCAAAGCGAAAGAAGAAGGGAAAAGCGTATTGGTTTGTGCCTCAACCGGCAACACATCTGCATCCGCTGCTGCTTACGGTGCAAGAGCGGGAATGCGCACCATCGTCGTCATTCCGGAAGGCCGCATCGCTCTCGGGAAATTGGCCCAAGCCAAAATGTACGGCGCAGAAATCCTGGAGATCAAAGGCAATTTTGACGAAGCGCTCCGCATGGTCCGCGAAGTCGGACAGGAAGCAGGCATTGCCCTTGTCAACTCGGTAAACCCGTATCGTCTGGAAGGGCAGAAAACCATTGCGTTTGAAGTGATCGATCAGCTTGACCGTGTGCCGGATATCTTTGCATTGCCGGTTGGCAATGCCGGGAATATTTCTGCTTCATGGAAAGGCTTTAGCGAATATGCCAATAAAACCGGCGCGAAACGCCCTGAACTTCTGGGTGTCCAGGCAGCTGGTGCAGCGCCGATCGTCAACAACCAAGTCGTCGAAAATCCGGAAACGGTGGCAACTGCCATCCGCATCGGCAATCCGGCAAGCTGGGACTTAGCGTTGAATGCCTTGGCTGAATCAAACGGCACCATCCTGGCAGCGACAGACGAAGAAATTCTCGAAGCCTATCAATTGTTGGCGTCGACTGAAGGGGTATTCGCAGAACCCGCATCGTGCGCTTCTATTGCCGGCATCAAAAAGCAAGTGGAGAGCGGCAGCCTTCCAAAAGGATCGACAGTCGTAGCCGTATTGACGGGCAATGGGTTGAAAGATCCGGAAACCGCAATTTCAGTAAACGAACATAAAGCACAATTGGTGCCGGAAGATATGGAACGCTTCTGGGAGGATTTGAAGAAAGGAGTCAAGGCATGA